The window TGGCGGGCAAGCTCTGCGCGCTCGGCCTCTGTGAGGTCCGTGAACTTCCACCCTTCAAACCGGGGATCAAGGAGCCCCAGGAGCTTCTGGAAAGCCTCCGGAATCCCGCTGTGGGGAGTGGCGGTGAGGAGGATGAGGTGGCGCTTTGGGTCGGAGGCGAGCTCCTTCACGAGTTCATAGCGCAGGTGCCGGTCCATGCCCCGGCCGGGAACCACGCCGTGGGCTTCATCCACGATGACAAGGTCCGGGGGACTGAGGAGGAAAGGCGAGGCGTTCCGGGAGTGCTTGACGAAGTCAATGCTTATAACCTGCACGGGAAAGTGCTCGTAGACGGTGCGCCCTGGAGGTACCTGCCGCTCAAGGCTTGCAATTGTCCCTGAGCCAATCACCACCGCCTCGAGGTGGAACTTCTCCTCCAGTTCCTTCTGCCACCAGTCGCAGAGGTAGGGCGGGCAGAGAACGGCCAGCCGGCGGATTTCGCCCCGGTCCCAGAGCTCCCGGACGATGAGCCCCGCCTCCACGGTTTTCCCAACCCCCACGTCATCGGCAACAAGAAGCCGCACCGGATGAAGCCGCAGGGCCATCATGAGGGGAACAAGCTGATACGTCCGGGGCCTGATGGATATGCGGCCGAAGGAGCGGAAAGGTGCCGCTCCCTCCCGGAGGAGCAGACGTCCGGCCTGCCAGAGAAGAAGCACACTCTGGGCATCGGCCACCGAATCCACCTTGGGAAGAGGGAACTGGGAAGGACTGAGCCGCTCGCTCGGAAAGGTGTAGCCGAGGAGGTTGCAAAGCCTCCGGTGCACAGCCACCACTTCGTCGCTTGTCCCCGTCAGGGGGCGGAGGAGAATGCGTTCTTCCCCTTCAGAAACAACCACCCAGTCCCGGTTGCGGAAGCGAACGATAGAACCAACGTCCACAGCCGCCCCCTCCTCAAAACTCCAGCGCCTTGCTCAGAAAAAGCTTTCTCCTCGAATTATACCAGAAAAAGGGTGGTTCGGAGAGGGGAGGAGAGGGGGAGGGTGGGGAAGGGGAGGGCTCCTCCTTCCCCAGGGCACTTCTTCGCAAGTTACAATCCCGCAAAGCTTAAGAAGTACTCGTGCACCCGTGGGTCTTCGGTGAGCTCGGGGTGGAATGTGCACCCGATGATTTTCCCGTACTCAACCATCACGGGTTGCCCCTCATAGAGGGAGAGGGTCTGGATTTCCGGCGAGAGGATTCTCTCGATCCGGGGGGCTCGAATGAAGACTCCCGGATAGGGCCTGGCAGGATCAAAAGAGAGTAAAAGCTCGGTGGTGAAGCTTTCCCTTTGCCTCCCGTAGGCATTCCTCTGGACGGCGATGGGGAGTAGTCCAACGGAGGCAAAGGTTTTTCCCTCAACCTCCTGGGCAAGGAGAATCAGTCCCGCGCAGGTTGCAAGGGTGGGCATTCCCCCTTCTATGGTTTCCCGCAGGGGTGCAAGGAGGCCGGAGTCCCTCAGGAAAACACCCATTGTTGTGCTCTCTCCTCCTGGGAGAATCAGGGCGTCGATTTTTGCAAGGTCCTGGACGTAGCGCACCCGGTGGGTGTCCACTCCGAGGGAGTGGAGCATCCTTTCGTGTTCTTCGATGCCTCCCTGGAAGCCGAGAATGCCGACTTTCACGGCTCACCACCCCCGTTCCTGCAAAGACACGGCGAACTCTTCTTTTGCCAGGCCCTTCATGGCACCCTTGATGCCCCGGCATGCCTCAAGGAGCGCTTCAGGGTCGTCAAAGAAGGTGCAGGCCTTCACGATGCTTCGGGCAAAGGCTCTGGGGTTTTCGGATTTGAAGATCCCTGAGCCGACGAAGATGCCATCTGCTCCGAGCATCCGTAAAAGCGCCGCGTCCTGGGGAGTGGCGATTCCTCCGGCGGCAAAGTTGACTACCGGGAGGCGTTTCTTCTCCCGCACCTCCTCAAGGAGGCTGAGGGAGACGCCCCATTCCTTTGCCACCCGGGGGAGCTCGTCCTGGGGCAGGGCACAGATGTAGCTGATTTCCCGGTTGATTCTCCGCATGTGCCGCACCGCCTCAACCACATTTCCCGTTCCTGCCTCGCCCTTTGTTCGAATCATCGCTGCGCCCTCCTGGATCCTCCGCAGGGCTTCTCCCAGGTCCCGGGCTCCGCAGACGAAGGGAACCTTAAAGGCGTGTTTGTCGATGTGGTGTTCCTCATCAGCAGGGGTGAGGACTTCGCTTTCATCGATGAAGTCCACCCCAAGGGCCTCAAGGACCCGGGCTTC is drawn from Candidatus Caldatribacterium sp. and contains these coding sequences:
- the pdxT gene encoding pyridoxal 5'-phosphate synthase glutaminase subunit PdxT is translated as MKVGILGFQGGIEEHERMLHSLGVDTHRVRYVQDLAKIDALILPGGESTTMGVFLRDSGLLAPLRETIEGGMPTLATCAGLILLAQEVEGKTFASVGLLPIAVQRNAYGRQRESFTTELLLSFDPARPYPGVFIRAPRIERILSPEIQTLSLYEGQPVMVEYGKIIGCTFHPELTEDPRVHEYFLSFAGL
- the pdxS gene encoding pyridoxal 5'-phosphate synthase lyase subunit PdxS; protein product: MEKGSWIVKKGLAEMLKGGVIMDVTSEEEARIAEEAGAVAVMALERVPADIRREGGVARMASIEKIVAIMEAVSIPVMAKVRIGHIAEARVLEALGVDFIDESEVLTPADEEHHIDKHAFKVPFVCGARDLGEALRRIQEGAAMIRTKGEAGTGNVVEAVRHMRRINREISYICALPQDELPRVAKEWGVSLSLLEEVREKKRLPVVNFAAGGIATPQDAALLRMLGADGIFVGSGIFKSENPRAFARSIVKACTFFDDPEALLEACRGIKGAMKGLAKEEFAVSLQERGW